A genomic window from Triticum urartu cultivar G1812 chromosome 7, Tu2.1, whole genome shotgun sequence includes:
- the LOC125523717 gene encoding probable cinnamyl alcohol dehydrogenase 5 — MAPTATAAEQSQQHTKKAVGLAALDASGHLSPLAITRRSTGDDDVMIKILYCGICHSDLHSIKNDWKNAKYPMIPGHEIAGEVTEVGKNVTKFKAGDRVGVGCMVNSCQSCESCDKGFENHCPGMIFTYNSVDRDGTRTHGGYSSMVVVHERFVVRFPDAMPLDKGAPLLCAGITVYSPMKYHGLNAPGMHLGVLGLGGLGHVAVKFGKAFGMKVTVISSSPGKKQEALERLGADAFVVSKDADEMKATMSTMDGIINTVSANVPMAPLFGLLKPNGKMIMVGLPEKPIEVPPFALVARNKTLAGSCIGGMRDTQEMLDLAAKHGVTADIEVIGAEYVNTAMERLAKADVRYRFVIDIANTLDKAAAATTE, encoded by the exons ATGGCACCcacggcgacggcggcggagcaGAGCCAGCAGCACACGAAGAAGGCGGTGGGTCTGGCGGCGCTCGACGCCTCCGGCCACCTCTCCCCGCTCGCCATCACCCGAAG GAGCACCGGAGATGACGATGTCATGATAAAGATTCTGTACTGCGGGATCTGCCACTCTGACCTGCACAGCATCAAGAACGACTGGAAGAACGCCAAGTACCCCATGATTCCCGGGCACGAGATCGCCGGCGAGGTCACTGAGGTCGGCAAGAACGTGACCAAGTTCAAGGCAGGCGACCGTGTCGGCGTCGGGTGCATGGTGAACTCATGCCAGTCCTGCGAGAGCTGCGACAAGGGCTTCGAGAATCACTGCCCGGGCATGATTTTCACCTACAACTCGGTCGACCGTGACGGCACCCGCACCCACGGTGGCTACTCCAGCATGGTAGTGGTGCACGAGCGCTTCGTGGTCCGGTTTCCAGACGCCATGCCGCTGGACAAGGGCGCGCCCCTGCTGTGCGCCGGCATCACCGTGTACAGCCCCATGAAGTACCACGGGCTGAACGCCCCTGGGATGCACCTCGGCGTGCTTGGACTGGGCGGGCTGGGCCACGTCGCCGTCAAGTTCGGCAAGGCCTTCGGGATGAAGGTGACCGTGATCAGCTCGTCGCCGGGGAAGAAGCAGGAGGCCCTCGAGAGGCTAGGCGCCGACGCGTTCGTTGTCAGCAAGGACGCCGACGAGATGAAG GCTACTATGAGCACCATGGATGGCATCATAAACACGGTGTCTGCAAACGTGCCCATGGCCCCTCTCTTCGGGCTACTCAAGCCCAACGGCAAGATGATCATGGTCGGCCTCCCGGAGAAGCCTATCGAGGTCCCTCCCTTTGCTCTGGTTGCCA GGAACAAGACCCTGGCGGGGAGCTGCATCGGCGGCATGAGGGACACCCAGGAGATGCTGGACCTCGCGGCGAAGCACGGCGTGACGGCAGACATCGAGGTGATCGGCGCGGAGTACGTGAACACGGCCATGGAGCGCCTTGCCAAGGCCGATGTCAGGTATCGATTCGTCATCGACATCGCCAACACCCTCGAcaaggccgccgccgccacaacCGAGTGA